In Phreatobacter aquaticus, a single genomic region encodes these proteins:
- a CDS encoding Gfo/Idh/MocA family protein, with protein MSTKPSTPRSLGVIMNGVTGRMGTNQHLVRSVAAIRAQGGVKLSDGTRVQLDPILIGRNADKVAALAKANGVERWGTDLDAAIADPANQIFFDAATTQMRPTLLDKAIHAGKHIYCEKPISTNLAEAMRIVKLAKDKGVKNGTVQDKLFLPGLLKLKSLRDSGFFGRMLSVRGEFGYWVFEGDWQEAQRPSWNYRSEDGGGMILDMVCHWRYVLDNLFGQVKSVSCLGATHIPERWDENGKRYKATTDDAAYATFELEGGVIAHMNMSWVTRVYRDDLVTFNVDGTLGSAVAGLHDCMIQPRNATPRPVWNPDQKQSIDFRSTWQKMPDNQVYENGFKAQWEMFIRHVVEDAPYSYTLVEGAKGVQLVECALQSWKERRWVDVPALTV; from the coding sequence ATGAGCACCAAGCCATCCACTCCCCGCAGCCTCGGCGTCATCATGAATGGCGTCACCGGCCGCATGGGCACCAACCAGCACCTCGTGCGCTCCGTCGCCGCCATCCGCGCACAGGGCGGCGTCAAGCTGTCCGACGGCACGCGCGTGCAGCTCGATCCGATCCTGATCGGCCGCAATGCCGACAAGGTGGCAGCCCTTGCCAAGGCCAATGGCGTCGAGCGCTGGGGCACCGATCTCGATGCCGCGATCGCCGATCCGGCCAACCAGATCTTCTTCGATGCCGCGACCACGCAGATGCGCCCGACGCTGCTCGACAAGGCGATCCATGCCGGCAAGCACATCTATTGCGAGAAGCCGATCTCGACCAATCTCGCCGAGGCGATGCGGATCGTGAAGCTCGCCAAGGACAAGGGCGTGAAGAACGGCACGGTACAGGACAAGCTGTTCCTGCCGGGCCTCCTCAAGCTCAAGTCGCTGCGCGATTCCGGCTTCTTCGGCCGCATGCTCTCGGTGCGCGGCGAGTTCGGCTATTGGGTGTTCGAGGGCGACTGGCAGGAGGCGCAGCGTCCGTCCTGGAACTACCGCTCCGAGGATGGCGGCGGCATGATCCTCGATATGGTCTGCCACTGGCGCTATGTGCTCGACAACCTGTTCGGCCAGGTGAAGTCGGTGTCGTGCCTCGGCGCGACCCATATCCCGGAGCGCTGGGACGAGAACGGCAAGCGCTACAAGGCGACGACTGACGATGCTGCCTACGCGACCTTCGAGCTCGAGGGCGGCGTTATCGCCCACATGAACATGAGCTGGGTCACCCGCGTCTATCGCGACGACCTCGTGACCTTCAATGTCGACGGCACGCTGGGCTCGGCGGTAGCGGGCCTGCACGATTGCATGATCCAGCCGCGCAACGCGACGCCGCGCCCGGTCTGGAACCCCGACCAGAAGCAGTCCATCGACTTCCGCTCGACCTGGCAGAAGATGCCGGACAATCAGGTCTATGAGAACGGCTTCAAGGCGCAGTGGGAGATGTTCATCCGCCACGTGGTGGAGGACGCGCCTTATTCCTACACGCTGGTGGAAGGCGCCAAGGGCGTGCAGCTGGTGGAATGCGCGCTGCAGAGCTGGAAGGAGCGTCGCTGGGTCGACGTGCCCGCGCTGACGGTGTGA
- the rfbC gene encoding dTDP-4-dehydrorhamnose 3,5-epimerase, producing MAEINGFDIAGLKLIRPRKFGDERGFFSEVFRAEWLPDTVFVQDNHSLSEKRGTVRGLHYQKNPRAQGKLIRVIAGAILDVAVDIRWGSPTYGRHVAVELSAANWSQLWVPAGFLHGFCTLTDATQVVYKVTDYYSPEHDAAVAWDDPDIGVSWPVSAAAVTLSAKDQAAPRLAEIGHPFQLEG from the coding sequence ATGGCCGAGATCAACGGATTCGACATTGCCGGCCTGAAGCTCATTCGCCCCAGGAAGTTCGGCGACGAGCGCGGCTTCTTCTCGGAGGTGTTCCGGGCCGAGTGGCTGCCTGACACGGTCTTCGTGCAGGACAACCACTCGCTGTCCGAGAAGCGCGGCACGGTGAGGGGGTTGCACTACCAGAAGAACCCGCGCGCGCAGGGCAAGCTTATCCGCGTCATCGCTGGAGCGATCCTGGATGTGGCGGTCGATATCCGCTGGGGCTCGCCGACCTATGGCCGCCATGTCGCGGTGGAACTGTCGGCCGCCAACTGGAGCCAGCTGTGGGTGCCGGCCGGCTTCCTGCATGGGTTCTGCACGCTGACCGATGCCACCCAGGTCGTCTACAAGGTGACGGATTATTACAGCCCCGAGCATGACGCGGCTGTTGCCTGGGACGATCCCGATATCGGCGTTTCCTGGCCGGTTTCAGCGGCGGCGGTGACGCTTTCGGCCAAGGACCAGGCCGCACCGCGTCTCGCCGAGATCGGCCATCCGTTCCAGCTCGAGGGCTGA
- a CDS encoding polysaccharide biosynthesis protein, which produces MNPVLHTIAGMIGRLVANPAKKFWVAAHDYCVTLGALFAAIALRGEPPLPTYTGIGPLAPALIFAATAILVYKACDLYASRWRFASLYDLFGIFKAVSVLTLILLAADYLVAPRLSEAGKLFGGRTLIIYWCVQMILLGGPRVAYRAYRSWRRSVIRNIDPLAAIVIGRASDAESVIRMAEAGLAGPLRIYGILSPTANEIGQAVRGVSVWGSLDHVEAVVQDANERGIVVQRAIIAPDALNEGPVIEDLVGRFRRIGIPAIRLDVAYSTDMTRPAQLHAVIDEDLLIRPLVDVDEAPLRDFVAGKRVIVTGGGGSIGSELVLRSATLGASEVLVIDHSEAALHAILASAELRFQPGTNAVTGRICDVRDRARLGRLMAEFKPDVVFHAAALKHVPHLEREVADAARTNVIGTVNAADAAIAARAAVFVLISTDKATKPASILGGTKRIAELYVQSIDAAPQLVDAEARVTRLVSVRFGNVLGTAGSVVPRFRAQIEAGGPVTVTDPAMVRYFMTKKEATDLLWTAARITEVREPGAHSAVLVLNMGQPVRIDDLARRMIRLAGFDPDKSMKLIYIGKRPGERLAEQLFDEREPQFDLGIRGIVAAESQTVPFPGMQAFIAGLAAAAEEGDDSKVRALIGELVPELRPQSQASVVRLGQARGDVAG; this is translated from the coding sequence TTGAATCCCGTCCTTCACACCATTGCCGGCATGATTGGTCGCCTGGTGGCGAATCCGGCGAAAAAGTTCTGGGTTGCGGCCCACGACTACTGCGTGACGCTCGGCGCCCTTTTTGCTGCCATCGCGCTCCGCGGCGAGCCGCCGCTTCCAACCTATACTGGCATCGGCCCCCTCGCGCCCGCGCTGATCTTCGCAGCCACCGCGATCCTCGTTTACAAGGCCTGCGATCTCTACGCCTCGCGCTGGCGCTTCGCGTCGCTCTACGACCTGTTCGGCATATTCAAGGCCGTGTCGGTCCTCACCTTGATTCTGCTGGCGGCCGACTATCTGGTGGCACCCCGCCTGTCCGAGGCCGGCAAGCTGTTCGGCGGCCGCACGCTCATTATTTATTGGTGCGTCCAGATGATCCTGCTCGGCGGCCCGCGGGTCGCCTACCGGGCCTATCGCAGCTGGCGGCGGTCTGTGATCCGCAATATCGACCCGCTGGCGGCAATCGTCATCGGCCGTGCCTCCGATGCGGAATCGGTGATCCGCATGGCGGAAGCAGGGCTTGCCGGCCCGCTGCGCATCTATGGCATCCTGTCGCCAACGGCGAACGAGATCGGCCAGGCGGTGCGCGGCGTCTCCGTCTGGGGCTCGCTCGATCACGTCGAGGCCGTTGTCCAGGACGCCAACGAGCGCGGCATCGTCGTGCAACGTGCGATTATCGCACCCGACGCCCTGAACGAAGGGCCTGTCATCGAGGACCTGGTCGGCCGTTTCCGCCGCATCGGCATTCCCGCCATCCGCCTCGACGTGGCCTATTCCACCGACATGACCCGGCCGGCCCAGTTGCATGCCGTGATCGACGAGGATCTGCTGATCCGGCCGCTCGTTGACGTCGACGAGGCTCCGCTGCGCGATTTCGTCGCCGGCAAGCGCGTCATCGTCACCGGTGGCGGCGGCTCGATCGGCTCCGAGCTCGTGCTCAGAAGTGCGACGCTGGGGGCTTCCGAGGTGCTGGTCATCGACCATTCCGAGGCAGCCCTGCACGCCATCCTGGCGAGTGCCGAATTGCGGTTCCAGCCTGGCACCAACGCCGTGACCGGCCGCATCTGCGACGTCCGGGACCGCGCGCGCCTCGGGCGGCTGATGGCGGAGTTCAAGCCAGACGTGGTCTTCCACGCCGCGGCGCTGAAGCACGTGCCCCATCTTGAGCGCGAGGTGGCCGATGCCGCCCGGACCAATGTGATCGGCACCGTCAATGCCGCCGACGCGGCAATTGCCGCGAGAGCCGCAGTCTTCGTGCTGATCTCCACCGACAAGGCGACCAAGCCGGCGTCGATCCTCGGCGGCACCAAGCGCATTGCCGAACTCTATGTCCAGTCGATCGATGCAGCCCCACAACTGGTCGACGCAGAGGCCCGCGTGACGCGGCTTGTCTCCGTGCGCTTCGGCAATGTGCTGGGCACTGCGGGTTCGGTTGTTCCGCGGTTCCGTGCCCAGATCGAGGCCGGCGGCCCGGTCACCGTCACCGACCCCGCCATGGTGCGTTATTTCATGACCAAGAAGGAGGCGACCGACCTCCTGTGGACGGCCGCCCGCATCACCGAGGTTCGGGAACCAGGCGCCCATTCGGCGGTTCTGGTGCTCAATATGGGCCAGCCAGTGCGGATCGATGATCTCGCGCGCCGCATGATCCGACTTGCCGGCTTCGACCCCGACAAGAGCATGAAGCTCATCTATATCGGCAAGCGGCCCGGTGAGCGCCTGGCTGAGCAATTGTTCGACGAGCGCGAACCGCAATTCGATCTGGGCATTCGCGGTATCGTCGCTGCCGAAAGCCAGACTGTGCCATTCCCCGGCATGCAGGCCTTCATCGCCGGCCTCGCGGCCGCCGCCGAGGAAGGTGACGACAGCAAGGTCCGCGCCTTGATCGGCGAGCTGGTGCCGGAATTGCGCCCCCAGTCCCAGGCGAGCGTCGTCAGGCTTGGCCAGGCGCGCGGCGACGTCGCGGGCTGA
- a CDS encoding HlyD family type I secretion periplasmic adaptor subunit has protein sequence MSETLNQASPAAGPTDRSIRRLIVTGIAIVVVLVGGFGVWAATVPLSGAVVGSGVVVVDSNVKTVQHPTGGVVGEIRVRDAMRVREGDLLMRLDDTQTRASLQVVVKQLTENLARQARLEAERDGLADLVIPQELASRRSDSDVEKAIIGEQNLFRARAGARDGMRKQLRERIEQIREEIAGIAAQERARRRQVELIDRELVDVSDLFRRNLVPRTRVVELEREAARLAGDVGQFVSERARAEGRISENELQILQIEQELRREVSNDLRDALGKIGELVERRIAAEDQLKRVEIRSPQSGLVHQLAYHTIGGVVQAGQPIMMIVPGDDALVIEVRLSPLDIDKVMPGQEATVRFSGLPHGTTPELKGRISRISPDIVREAQTNQSYFAIRVAVDEGESRKLGDRHIVPGMPAEVFVRTADRTALAYLMKPITEQIARAFREN, from the coding sequence ATGAGCGAGACCTTGAACCAGGCCAGCCCGGCTGCCGGACCGACCGACCGCTCGATCCGCCGATTGATCGTCACGGGCATTGCGATCGTGGTTGTGCTGGTTGGCGGCTTCGGCGTCTGGGCCGCGACCGTCCCCTTGTCGGGCGCCGTGGTCGGCAGCGGCGTGGTGGTCGTCGACAGCAACGTCAAGACGGTCCAGCACCCGACCGGCGGCGTGGTCGGCGAGATCCGTGTGCGCGACGCCATGCGGGTCCGGGAAGGCGATCTGCTCATGCGGCTCGACGATACCCAGACGCGGGCGAGCCTCCAGGTGGTCGTCAAGCAACTGACCGAGAACCTCGCCCGGCAGGCGCGGCTGGAGGCCGAGCGCGATGGTCTGGCCGATCTCGTGATCCCCCAGGAACTCGCGAGCCGTAGGTCCGATTCCGATGTCGAGAAGGCGATCATCGGCGAGCAGAACCTGTTCCGCGCTCGGGCCGGCGCGCGCGATGGAATGCGCAAGCAGCTGCGCGAACGGATCGAGCAGATCCGCGAGGAGATTGCCGGCATCGCGGCGCAGGAGCGCGCAAGGCGGCGGCAGGTCGAGCTGATCGACCGCGAACTCGTCGATGTCAGCGATCTCTTCCGCCGCAACCTGGTGCCGCGGACGCGCGTCGTCGAGCTGGAGCGCGAGGCCGCGAGGCTTGCCGGCGATGTCGGCCAGTTCGTGTCCGAGCGGGCCCGCGCCGAGGGCCGGATCAGCGAGAACGAGTTGCAGATCCTGCAGATCGAGCAGGAACTGCGCCGGGAAGTGTCGAACGATCTGCGCGATGCGCTGGGCAAGATCGGTGAACTGGTCGAGCGGCGCATCGCCGCCGAGGACCAGTTGAAGCGCGTCGAGATCCGCTCGCCGCAGAGCGGCCTCGTGCATCAGCTCGCCTATCACACGATCGGCGGCGTGGTGCAGGCGGGACAGCCGATCATGATGATCGTGCCGGGCGACGATGCGTTGGTGATCGAGGTGCGCCTGTCGCCGCTCGACATCGACAAGGTCATGCCTGGCCAGGAGGCGACGGTCCGCTTCAGTGGCCTGCCGCATGGGACGACGCCCGAACTCAAGGGGCGGATCTCGCGAATTTCCCCCGATATCGTGCGAGAAGCGCAGACAAATCAGAGCTATTTCGCGATCAGGGTTGCGGTGGACGAGGGCGAGAGCCGCAAGCTCGGCGACCGCCACATCGTGCCGGGCATGCCCGCAGAAGTGTTCGTGCGTACCGCTGACCGGACCGCGCTGGCCTATCTGATGAAGCCGATCACCGAGCAGATCGCCAGGGCGTTTCGCGAGAATTGA
- a CDS encoding type I secretion system permease/ATPase, which yields MRGLPSLSKPSDPIAEALAACRPGLVAAGLFSGVLNILMLAGAIYMLQVYDRVLTSRSVQTLVGLTVLLAAVFLVQGALDMIRQRLLTRIGASVDRSLAPRIYELTVTMPLRAPAHLDALQPSRDLDAVRNFVSGLGPTAFFDLPWMPLFIGLCFLLHPWIGIAVVVGSIALFGIALMTEHATRGPTRAVAQEASARSTIAETSRRNAETVAAMGMQMALGHRYGAINERYLEANARATDAVTTYGTISRIFRMAMQSGILGLGAYLVLSDQATPGVMIASSILMGRALAPIELAVGHWRGFTAARQGWARLRETMRFLPPAGSPLSLPPPVRSLALEQVFVGAPASSHPILHGVSLTLQAGQALGVIGHSASGKSTLARTLAGIWAPMRGSVRLDDAELAQWSAEARGTFIGYLPQDIGLFDGTVAENIARFRQNFSADDVVRAARAAGADEMIRHLPQGYETRIGEGGIALSGGQRQRVALARALFGEPFLVILDEPNANLDAEGEAAVTQAIRHVRDRNGIVVVIAHRPSAIAAVDMVAFMKDGRVQAFGPKDDVLKRVLAPQPQRRGSGA from the coding sequence ATGCGCGGCCTTCCCAGTCTTTCCAAGCCATCGGACCCGATCGCGGAGGCGCTGGCCGCCTGCCGCCCGGGCCTTGTTGCGGCTGGCCTGTTCTCCGGCGTGCTCAACATCCTGATGCTCGCCGGCGCGATCTACATGCTGCAGGTCTATGACCGGGTGCTGACCAGCCGCAGCGTGCAGACGCTGGTTGGATTGACCGTGCTGCTCGCCGCCGTCTTCCTGGTTCAGGGCGCGCTCGACATGATCCGCCAGCGGCTGCTGACCCGGATCGGGGCCTCGGTCGATCGCAGTCTCGCGCCGCGCATCTACGAACTCACTGTCACCATGCCGCTGAGGGCACCTGCCCATCTGGATGCGCTGCAGCCGAGCCGCGACCTCGATGCCGTCCGCAATTTCGTGTCCGGTCTTGGGCCGACGGCCTTCTTCGACCTGCCGTGGATGCCGCTGTTCATCGGGCTCTGCTTCCTGCTCCACCCCTGGATCGGCATTGCCGTGGTCGTCGGATCGATCGCGCTGTTCGGCATCGCGCTGATGACCGAGCATGCGACGCGCGGTCCGACGCGGGCCGTCGCGCAGGAGGCATCCGCCCGCTCGACCATTGCCGAGACGTCGCGGCGCAATGCCGAGACGGTGGCCGCCATGGGCATGCAGATGGCGCTCGGCCATCGCTATGGCGCGATCAACGAGCGCTATCTGGAGGCCAATGCGCGGGCGACCGACGCTGTGACGACCTATGGGACCATATCGCGCATCTTCCGGATGGCGATGCAGTCCGGCATTCTCGGGCTTGGCGCCTATCTGGTGCTGAGCGACCAGGCGACGCCGGGCGTGATGATCGCCTCGTCGATCCTGATGGGGCGGGCATTGGCGCCGATCGAGCTGGCGGTCGGCCATTGGCGGGGCTTCACCGCCGCGCGCCAGGGCTGGGCGCGGCTCAGGGAAACGATGCGCTTCCTGCCGCCCGCCGGCTCGCCGCTGTCGCTGCCGCCGCCCGTCCGCTCGCTGGCGCTCGAGCAGGTGTTCGTCGGGGCTCCCGCCAGCTCGCATCCCATCCTCCACGGCGTGTCGCTGACGCTCCAGGCTGGTCAGGCACTGGGCGTCATCGGCCATTCCGCATCCGGCAAATCGACGCTGGCGCGAACGCTCGCAGGCATATGGGCGCCGATGCGCGGATCGGTTCGCCTCGACGACGCCGAGCTTGCGCAATGGTCGGCGGAAGCACGCGGAACGTTCATTGGCTATCTGCCGCAGGATATCGGCCTGTTCGACGGGACCGTTGCCGAGAACATCGCGCGCTTCCGGCAGAACTTCAGTGCCGACGACGTGGTGAGAGCGGCGCGCGCCGCCGGCGCCGACGAGATGATCCGGCATTTGCCGCAGGGCTATGAGACGCGGATCGGGGAGGGCGGCATCGCGCTGTCCGGTGGCCAGCGGCAGCGCGTGGCTCTGGCGCGGGCGCTGTTCGGCGAGCCGTTCCTCGTGATCCTTGACGAGCCCAACGCCAATCTCGATGCCGAGGGCGAGGCCGCCGTCACCCAGGCAATCCGCCATGTCCGCGACCGCAACGGCATCGTGGTGGTGATCGCGCACCGCCCCAGCGCCATTGCCGCGGTCGACATGGTGGCCTTCATGAAGGACGGACGTGTCCAGGCCTTCGGGCCCAAGGACGATGTGCTGAAGCGCGTGCTGGCGCCCCAGCCTCAGCGGCGGGGGAGCGGCGCATGA
- a CDS encoding glycosyltransferase, translated as MTQARPTIICVINEDWFFVSHFLPWAIRAKREGFDVVVLTRMAEAARRIAEAGIAVVPASAARRGVVPTGLLAAAGQLKALVKAHQPAIVHAFGIHGMSIAALARLRGASFPLVCSITGLGYLATGRSFVRRALVRALGFGLRLVLDRAGTVWLAENDADGARLGLVAAASQGRHVQLGGAGVDLVDFPAQPMPAGPGLKLLLVARMVRSKGIDLAVAAVRQGRSVGGDVSLTLVGAPDGDNPGAYSRAELETFAAEPGVCWLGAQGDIAALHAAHHAFILPSRGGEGLPKALLEASASARPSIVSDVPGCRDAVVDGETGFIVPAGDVAALAEAIAKLAHADRAAMGAAARLLVEAGSDLEAVSASVIAVYRRLLARPKG; from the coding sequence GTGACACAGGCGCGGCCGACGATCATCTGCGTGATCAACGAGGATTGGTTCTTCGTCTCGCATTTCCTGCCCTGGGCTATCAGGGCAAAACGCGAGGGCTTCGACGTCGTGGTGCTCACGCGGATGGCCGAGGCGGCCCGGCGAATCGCCGAGGCCGGGATCGCGGTCGTTCCGGCTTCCGCCGCGCGGCGGGGCGTGGTGCCCACGGGTCTTCTCGCCGCCGCTGGGCAGTTGAAGGCCCTCGTCAAGGCCCATCAGCCGGCGATCGTTCATGCCTTCGGGATCCATGGCATGTCGATTGCGGCGCTCGCCCGGCTTCGCGGTGCATCGTTCCCTCTGGTCTGCAGCATTACCGGGCTCGGCTATCTCGCGACCGGACGCTCGTTTGTGCGCCGTGCGCTGGTCCGGGCGCTGGGCTTTGGTCTGCGCCTGGTTCTCGATCGCGCGGGCACCGTCTGGCTGGCCGAGAACGATGCCGATGGTGCAAGGCTCGGACTCGTGGCCGCTGCCAGCCAGGGCCGCCATGTGCAACTTGGTGGTGCCGGCGTCGATCTCGTGGACTTTCCCGCCCAGCCCATGCCGGCGGGGCCGGGCCTGAAGCTCCTTCTGGTCGCCCGCATGGTGCGATCGAAGGGGATCGACCTGGCGGTTGCAGCCGTGAGGCAAGGCCGCTCGGTGGGGGGCGATGTCTCGCTGACACTCGTCGGCGCGCCAGACGGCGACAATCCCGGGGCCTATTCCAGGGCGGAGCTCGAGACCTTCGCGGCCGAGCCGGGTGTCTGCTGGCTTGGCGCACAGGGCGACATCGCCGCGCTTCACGCAGCGCATCATGCCTTCATCCTGCCGTCGCGGGGCGGCGAGGGCTTGCCCAAGGCGCTGCTGGAAGCCAGCGCGTCGGCCAGGCCCTCGATCGTGTCGGATGTGCCCGGCTGCCGCGACGCGGTGGTCGACGGCGAGACGGGCTTCATCGTGCCGGCAGGCGACGTCGCGGCGCTGGCCGAGGCCATCGCCAAGCTTGCCCACGCCGATCGTGCGGCCATGGGGGCAGCGGCCCGCCTGCTTGTCGAAGCAGGCTCGGACCTCGAGGCGGTGTCAGCCAGCGTGATCGCCGTCTACCGGCGGCTTCTTGCCCGGCCCAAAGGCTGA
- a CDS encoding GtrA family protein, with translation MAAFALNNPFVRFVLTGGFAAGVNVAVRILLSMILSYELAVVLAYLAGMTTAYILMRAFVFDRSGSSTSAEFGRFAIVNLVSLVQVWIISVGLARWIFPAVGLTWHAETIAHVIGVLSPVITSYLGHRAYTFGRRTD, from the coding sequence ATGGCAGCCTTTGCGCTGAACAATCCGTTCGTCCGGTTCGTGCTGACCGGGGGCTTTGCAGCCGGCGTCAATGTCGCGGTCCGCATCCTGCTGTCGATGATCCTCAGCTACGAGCTGGCGGTTGTCCTCGCCTATCTCGCGGGCATGACGACCGCCTACATTCTCATGCGCGCTTTCGTGTTCGATCGATCGGGATCATCGACATCCGCCGAGTTCGGCCGGTTTGCGATCGTGAACCTGGTGTCCCTGGTCCAGGTCTGGATCATCAGCGTCGGCCTGGCCCGCTGGATATTCCCGGCTGTCGGCCTCACCTGGCACGCGGAGACGATCGCCCACGTGATCGGGGTGCTGAGCCCCGTCATCACGAGTTATCTCGGTCACCGCGCCTACACATTCGGCCGCCGCACGGACTAG
- a CDS encoding peroxidase-related enzyme (This protein belongs to a clade of uncharacterized proteins related to peroxidases such as the alkylhydroperoxidase AhpD.), whose translation MTHFTLQPVEWEPRLPPLDEAEATPDQLAALETSPANMRHSRYLLTLAHDSGSLIHRGALFNSVMYAPRGLPRVERELATAIVSIVNGCVYCTSVHARRYAELSKKPEVMQRLFDEGLKASFDPRQDAIIAFSEKLTRDPGAMKAADLKPLRDAGLGDLEILDLIHSIAMFANANRLMQSLGDPVMPPEA comes from the coding sequence ATGACACACTTCACCCTGCAGCCGGTGGAATGGGAGCCGCGCCTGCCGCCGCTCGATGAGGCCGAAGCGACGCCCGATCAGCTGGCGGCGCTCGAGACCTCACCCGCCAACATGCGCCACTCGCGCTATCTCCTGACGCTGGCCCACGATTCCGGTTCGCTCATCCATCGCGGAGCGCTGTTCAACAGCGTGATGTATGCGCCGCGCGGGCTGCCGCGCGTCGAACGGGAATTGGCCACGGCCATCGTCTCGATCGTCAATGGCTGCGTCTATTGCACGTCGGTCCATGCCCGCCGCTATGCGGAACTTTCCAAGAAGCCCGAGGTCATGCAGCGGCTGTTCGACGAGGGGCTGAAGGCCTCGTTCGACCCGCGGCAGGATGCGATCATTGCCTTCAGCGAGAAGCTGACCCGCGACCCCGGCGCGATGAAAGCCGCCGACCTCAAGCCGCTGCGCGATGCCGGTCTCGGCGACCTGGAGATCCTGGATCTCATCCACTCCATCGCCATGTTCGCCAATGCCAACCGGCTGATGCAATCGCTCGGCGATCCGGTCATGCCGCCGGAGGCCTAG
- a CDS encoding CMD domain protein: MTDAADLIDRLAGLAPDSPIAGLRRQRPDIVARMQGAYDALFEPPDPGNLTRAERAAIGLRIAASAHDKAFAAHFRAILAAESARDHADAAEGLKPGGERLDMLMAYADLVAEDPERTDPAAMDRLRAIGLTSRDIVALTQLVAFMAYEIRVLAGLRILAEEAGQ, encoded by the coding sequence ATGACAGATGCAGCCGATCTCATCGATCGCCTGGCCGGCCTTGCGCCGGATTCGCCCATTGCCGGCCTGCGCCGGCAGCGGCCCGATATCGTGGCCCGGATGCAGGGGGCCTATGATGCCCTTTTCGAGCCGCCGGATCCCGGCAATCTCACGCGGGCGGAACGCGCGGCAATCGGGCTGAGGATCGCGGCGAGCGCCCACGACAAGGCCTTTGCCGCGCATTTCCGTGCGATCCTGGCCGCTGAAAGCGCCCGCGACCATGCAGATGCGGCAGAGGGGCTGAAACCCGGCGGCGAGCGGCTCGATATGCTGATGGCCTATGCCGACCTGGTGGCCGAGGATCCCGAGCGGACGGATCCGGCCGCGATGGACCGGTTGCGTGCGATCGGCCTCACCTCACGCGATATCGTCGCGCTGACGCAGCTCGTGGCCTTCATGGCCTATGAGATCCGCGTGCTCGCGGGCCTGCGCATTCTTGCCGAGGAGGCCGGCCAATGA